A region from the Triticum aestivum cultivar Chinese Spring chromosome 3D, IWGSC CS RefSeq v2.1, whole genome shotgun sequence genome encodes:
- the LOC123075056 gene encoding cytochrome P450 81Q32-like, with amino-acid sequence MELGAYYSMVMSNLMLVLTVSMVSATYLLMRKMRGKKRLPPGPGLALPLVGHLHLLREKPLHVTLAGLAARHGPVLSLRLGRRDAVVVTSLRLAKECFSTELDVNFANRPRFPSAREVSFGYTGLSAASYGPHWRSMRRIATVHLLSARRVDLMSDATIAGETGAMVRRLARAAAAASGGVTRVELKRNLFELSHGVLMEAIAGAKGTRDGSDADMSKEAHEFKKVVDEIVPLLGMANLHDHLPGPLRWLDFGGVRRRLTELVNRRNALMHGLIDAERQRRPQEDHATDELLPESKSMIGVMLSLQESDPQQYTDTFIAALVTNLFGGGTVTTSATMEWAMSLLLNHPDALQKAREEVSARVGHARLLSREDLPHLPYLQCIIIETLRLYPAAPLLAPHESSADCSLHGYHVPAGTMLLANAYAIHRDPSVWDDPEEFRPERFDVNGADGQGQQGMMMLPFGMGRRRCPGESLALRTMGLVLGTLIQCFDWSRVAGAEVDMTQASAKILYKAVPLVALCKPHDNMQTMLHKI; translated from the exons ATGGAATTGGGAGCTTACTACAGCATGGTAATGAGCAATTTGATGCTTGTGCTAACTGTGTCCATGGTGTCTGCTACTTACCTCTTGATGAGGAAGATGAGAGGCAAGAAGAGGCTGCCACCTGGGCCAGGCTTGGCCCTCCCGCTGGTGGGCCACCTCCACCTGCTCCGCGAGAAGCCGCTCCACGTCACGCTCGCCGGCCTCGCCGCGCGCCACGGCCCCGTCCTCTCCCTCCGCCTTGGCCGCCGCGACGCCGTCGTCGTCACCTCGCTGCGTCTGGCCAAGGAGTGCTTCTCCACCGAGCTGGACGTCAACTTCGCCAACCGCCCGCGGTTCCCCTCCGCGCGGGAGGTCTCGTTCGGCTACACGGGGCTGTCGGCCGCCAGCTACGGCCCGCACTGGCGCTCCATGCGCCGCATCGCCACCGTGCACCTCCTCTCCGCGCGCCGCGTCGACCTCATgtccgacgccaccatcgccggcgAGACCGGCGCCATGGTGCGACGCCTTGCGCGCGCCGCAGCTGCGGCCAGCGGCGGCGTCACCAGGGTCGAGCTGAAGCGGAATCTGTTCGAGCTCTCGCACGGCGTCCTCATGGAGGCCATCGCGGGAGCCAAGGGCACGCGTGATGGCTCCGACGCTGACATGTCTAAAGAGGCGCACGAGTTCAAGAAAGTGGTGGACGAGATCGTGCCGCTGCTTGGCATGGCGAACCTGCACGACCACCTGCCAGGACCCCTGCGATGGCTCGACTTCGGCGGCGTGCGCCGGAGACTCACTGAGCTGGTGAACCGGAGGAACGCGCTGATGCACGGTCTGATCGATGCAGAGAGGCAACGGCGGCCGCAGGAGGACCACGCCACCGACGAGCTGCTGCCGGAGTCGAAGAGCATGATAGGCGTGATGCTCTCGCTGCAGGAGTCCGATCCGCAGCAGTACACGGACACTTTCATCGCCGCTCTAGTCACC AACCTCTTCGGCGGCGGCACGGTGACCACGTCGGCGACCATGGAATGGGCCATGTCGCTCCTGCTCAACCACCCGGACGCGCTGCAGAAGGCGCGAGAGGAGGTGAGCGCCCGCGTCGGCCACGCCCGCCTCCTCAGCAGGGAGGACCTCCCCCACCTCCCTTACCTCCAGTGCATCATCATCGAGACCCTGCGGCTCTACCCCGCCGCGCCGCTGCTAGCGCCGCACGAGTCGTCCGCCGACTGCAGCCTCCATGGGTACCACGTCCCGGCGGGCACCATGCTTCTCGCCAACGCCTACGCCATCCACCGGGACCCATCCGTCTGGGACGACCCAGAGGAGTTCAGGCCGGAGAGGTTCGACGTCAATGGCGCCGACGGGCAGGGCCAGCAGGGGATGATGATGCTGCCGTTCgggatggggcggcggcggtgccccGGGGAGAGCCTTGCGCTGAGAACCATGGGGCTGGTGCTGGGGACCTTGATCCAGTGCTTCGACTGGAGCAGGGTGGCCGGCGCCGAGGTTGACATGACGCAGGCCTCTGCCAAGATCCTGTATAAAGCTGTTCCTTTGGTAGCTCTCTGCAAACCGCACGACAACATGCAGACTATGCTTCACAAGATCTAG